From one Suricata suricatta isolate VVHF042 chromosome 8, meerkat_22Aug2017_6uvM2_HiC, whole genome shotgun sequence genomic stretch:
- the CARHSP1 gene encoding calcium-regulated heat-stable protein 1 yields MSSEPPPPPQPPTHQASGGLLDTQGARDRSPSPLRGNVVPSPLPTRRTRTFSATVRASQGPVYKGVCKCFCRSKGHGFITPADGGPDIFLHISDVEGEYVPVEGDEVTYKMCSIPPKNEKLQAVEVVITHLAPGTKHETWSGHVVSS; encoded by the exons ATGTCATCTGAGCCACCTCCgccaccccagcccccaacaCACCAGGCCTCAGGCGGGCTGCTGGACACCCAGGGGGCCCGAGATCGGTCACCGTCCCCTCTTCGGGGCAACGTGGTCCCGAGCCCGCTGCCCACCCGCCGGACGCGGACCTTCTCTGC gacGGTACGGGCTTCTCAAGGTCCTGTCTACAAAGGAGTCTGCAAATGCTTCTGTCGATCCAAGGGCCATGGCTTCATCACCCCGGCCGACGGCGGCCCCGACATCTTCCTGCACATTTCCGA CGTGGAGGGCGAGTATGTCCCTGTGGAAGGCGACGAGGTCACCTACAAGATGTGCTCCATCCCCCCCAAGAACGAGAAGCTGCAGGCCGTGGAGGTGGTCATCACGCATCTGGCGCCTGGCACCAAGCACGAGACCTGGTCCGGCCACGTCGTCAGCTCCTAG